Proteins from a single region of Pyramidobacter porci:
- a CDS encoding glycine/sarcosine/betaine reductase component B subunit — MKLELHKVKIDKIAFGDEFSVKGGVLTINKKAIIDHLMDDDRLASVDVELAHPGEKTRIMPVKDVVEPRCKIEGTNEVFPGMIGDVDTVGEGSTLVLDGAAVVTTGRLIAPQEGIVDMSGPGAELTPFSKTKNIVLVLNPVEGLENHNRETSCRMAGLKAAVFIAQQIKKAGFTADKVETFEAPCYKDALAAYPGLPKVAYIYMLQTQGLLHDTYVYGVDAKKIIPSVINATEVMDGAICSGNCVSACDKNSTYVHLNNPIIKSLYEHHGKDLNFIGVVITNENVTLADKKRSSSYAVKLAQTLGADAAVISEEGFGNPDADLVMNCWKCERKGIKTVLVTDEYANRDGASQSLADTCPEGDACVTAGNANATITLPPMDRIIGDTQFADVMAGGFFGSLKEDGSIFAEIQIITGATSEVGFTKNGAYTI, encoded by the coding sequence TTGAAGCTTGAACTCCATAAGGTAAAGATTGACAAGATCGCGTTTGGAGACGAATTCTCCGTCAAGGGCGGGGTGCTCACCATCAACAAGAAGGCCATCATCGACCATCTGATGGATGACGATCGTCTCGCCAGTGTCGATGTGGAACTGGCCCATCCGGGCGAGAAGACCCGCATCATGCCCGTCAAGGACGTTGTCGAACCCCGCTGCAAGATCGAGGGAACCAACGAGGTGTTCCCCGGCATGATCGGCGACGTCGACACCGTCGGCGAAGGCTCCACGCTGGTCCTCGACGGCGCCGCCGTGGTTACCACCGGCCGCCTTATCGCTCCTCAGGAAGGCATCGTCGACATGTCCGGCCCCGGCGCCGAACTGACGCCGTTCTCCAAGACCAAGAACATCGTTCTGGTCCTGAACCCCGTTGAGGGGCTTGAGAACCACAACCGCGAGACGAGCTGCCGCATGGCTGGACTGAAGGCCGCCGTTTTCATCGCCCAGCAGATCAAAAAGGCCGGATTCACGGCCGACAAGGTTGAGACGTTCGAGGCTCCCTGCTACAAGGATGCCCTGGCCGCCTACCCCGGGCTTCCCAAGGTCGCCTACATCTACATGCTGCAGACTCAGGGCCTGCTTCACGATACCTATGTCTACGGTGTCGACGCCAAGAAGATCATCCCCTCGGTGATCAACGCCACCGAAGTCATGGACGGCGCCATCTGCTCCGGCAACTGCGTTTCCGCCTGCGACAAGAACAGCACTTACGTGCATCTGAACAACCCCATCATCAAGAGCCTCTACGAGCACCACGGCAAGGATCTGAACTTCATCGGCGTCGTCATTACCAACGAGAACGTAACGCTGGCCGACAAGAAGCGCAGCAGCTCCTACGCCGTCAAGCTGGCCCAGACTCTTGGCGCCGACGCGGCCGTCATCTCCGAGGAAGGCTTCGGCAACCCCGACGCCGACCTGGTCATGAACTGCTGGAAGTGCGAGCGCAAGGGCATCAAGACCGTCCTCGTCACCGACGAATACGCTAACCGCGACGGCGCCTCCCAGTCTCTGGCCGACACCTGCCCCGAGGGCGACGCCTGCGTCACCGCCGGCAACGCCAACGCCACCATCACCCTGCCCCCGATGGACAGGATCATCGGCGACACGCAGTTCGCCGACGTCATGGCCGGCGGTTTCTTCGGCTCGCTGAAGGAAGACGGCAGCATCTTCGCCGAGATCCAGATCATCACCGGCGCCACGAGTGAAGTCGGCTTCACCAAAAACGGCGCTTACACGATCTAG
- the hypE gene encoding hydrogenase expression/formation protein HypE, whose protein sequence is MSELISLGEGSGGRLTADLVASVIKNFAACDGQKGGCEDCTFIEGNLAVTTDGFTVSPRFFPGGDMGHLAVCGATNDLAVRGVRPQWLTLGMIIEEGLPRAELLRLVRSAARQCEVLGATLAAGDTKVVPHGACEGAFFNVTALGHAVTPRPLGMNRLRPGDALILSTTPGRHGAVIAALRYGLDRGGLESDCAALWPLLEPLLSLEGLRCMRDCTRGGLGTVLCEWAEAAGLGMEIEEERLAFHPSVAAICDILGFDPLYLASEGCALIACAPAETGNALARLRRHPLGRDAALIGTVTAEHAGLVGMKTRLGGSRIVDMPVGEILPRIC, encoded by the coding sequence ATGAGCGAACTGATCTCGTTGGGCGAAGGAAGCGGCGGCCGCCTCACGGCCGACCTCGTCGCCTCCGTCATAAAGAATTTCGCCGCCTGCGACGGTCAGAAAGGCGGCTGCGAAGACTGCACGTTTATCGAGGGGAACCTGGCCGTCACCACCGACGGCTTCACGGTCTCGCCGCGATTTTTCCCCGGCGGCGACATGGGGCACCTGGCCGTCTGCGGCGCCACGAACGATCTGGCGGTGCGCGGCGTCAGGCCGCAGTGGCTGACGCTGGGCATGATCATCGAGGAAGGGCTGCCGCGCGCGGAATTGCTGCGCCTCGTGCGGAGCGCGGCCCGGCAGTGCGAAGTCCTCGGCGCCACGCTGGCGGCCGGCGACACGAAAGTGGTGCCTCACGGCGCCTGCGAGGGCGCGTTTTTCAACGTCACCGCCCTCGGCCATGCCGTCACGCCCCGGCCGCTGGGCATGAACCGCCTGCGTCCCGGCGATGCGCTGATTCTCTCCACCACGCCGGGACGCCACGGCGCGGTTATCGCCGCGCTGCGCTACGGGCTTGACCGCGGCGGCCTGGAAAGCGACTGCGCCGCCCTCTGGCCCCTGCTGGAACCGTTGCTGTCGCTCGAAGGCCTGCGCTGCATGCGCGACTGCACGCGCGGCGGCCTCGGCACCGTGCTTTGCGAATGGGCCGAAGCCGCGGGGCTCGGCATGGAGATCGAAGAGGAACGCCTCGCATTCCATCCCTCCGTCGCCGCCATCTGCGACATCCTCGGCTTCGATCCGCTCTACCTCGCCAGCGAAGGCTGCGCCCTGATCGCCTGCGCCCCGGCAGAAACGGGGAACGCGCTCGCGCGGCTCCGCCGCCACCCGCTGGGACGCGACGCCGCCCTTATCGGCACCGTCACGGCGGAACATGCCGGGCTCGTGGGCATGAAGACCCGGCTCGGCGGTTCCCGCATCGTCGACATGCCCGTCGGCGAGATCCTGCCGCGGATCTGCTGA
- the grdB gene encoding glycine reductase complex selenoprotein B: MTYKVVHYINQFFAGIGGEEKADIAPEVREGVVGPGLALKNAFKGEADIVATVICGDSYFAENMDAASDFVVEAVKKFGADGFVAGPAFNAGRYGTACGAVCKAVGEKLGIPTVSAMYVENPGVDLYKKYTYIVSAADSARGLGKAVPVMASIILRQMKGEKLGAPAAEGYIERGVRVNKFYDEVGAERAVKMLISKLKGEKFETEYKMPVFDRVEPRPALKDVTKATIALVTSGGIVPFGNPDHIAASSAQNYGEYNIAGVEDLKQGEYQTAHGGYDQTYANEDPDRVLPVDVMRKLEKEHKIGKLYDFFYTTVGNGTGVANAKRFGTEIGQKLHGKVDAVILTSTUGTCTRCGATMVKAIEENADVPVVHMLTIVPISLSVGANRLIPTVAIPHPLGNPALKPEEEFALRYRLVTRALKALQTPVTEQTVFTED; this comes from the coding sequence ATGACTTATAAAGTAGTTCATTATATCAACCAGTTCTTCGCCGGCATCGGCGGAGAAGAAAAGGCCGACATCGCGCCCGAAGTGCGCGAAGGCGTCGTCGGCCCCGGTCTGGCCCTGAAGAACGCTTTCAAGGGCGAGGCCGATATTGTGGCCACCGTCATCTGCGGCGACTCCTATTTCGCCGAGAACATGGACGCCGCTTCCGACTTCGTGGTCGAGGCCGTGAAGAAGTTCGGCGCCGACGGCTTCGTCGCCGGTCCCGCTTTCAACGCCGGCCGTTACGGCACCGCCTGCGGCGCCGTCTGCAAGGCCGTGGGCGAGAAGCTGGGCATTCCCACCGTTTCCGCCATGTACGTCGAGAACCCCGGCGTCGACCTGTACAAGAAGTACACCTACATTGTCAGCGCCGCCGACAGCGCCCGCGGACTGGGCAAGGCCGTACCCGTCATGGCCAGCATCATCCTGCGCCAGATGAAGGGCGAAAAGCTCGGCGCTCCCGCCGCCGAAGGCTATATCGAGCGCGGCGTGCGCGTCAACAAGTTCTACGACGAAGTCGGCGCGGAGCGCGCCGTGAAGATGCTGATCAGCAAGCTCAAGGGCGAGAAGTTCGAGACCGAGTACAAGATGCCCGTCTTCGACCGCGTCGAACCCCGTCCGGCGCTCAAGGACGTCACCAAGGCCACGATCGCCCTCGTCACTTCCGGCGGTATCGTGCCCTTCGGCAACCCCGACCACATCGCTGCTTCCAGCGCCCAGAACTACGGCGAGTACAACATCGCCGGCGTCGAGGATCTGAAGCAGGGCGAGTATCAGACCGCTCACGGCGGCTACGATCAGACCTACGCCAACGAGGATCCCGACCGCGTGCTTCCCGTCGACGTGATGCGCAAGCTGGAGAAGGAACACAAGATCGGCAAACTTTACGATTTCTTCTACACCACCGTCGGCAACGGCACCGGCGTCGCCAACGCCAAGCGTTTCGGCACGGAGATCGGCCAGAAGCTGCACGGCAAGGTCGACGCGGTCATTCTCACCTCCACCTGAGGCACTTGCACTCGTTGCGGTGCAACGATGGTCAAAGCTATTGAAGAGAATGCCGACGTCCCCGTGGTCCACATGCTGACGATCGTGCCGATCTCTCTGAGCGTCGGCGCCAACCGTCTGATTCCCACCGTGGCCATTCCTCACCCGCTCGGCAACCCCGCGCTGAAGCCCGAGGAGGAGTTCGCGCTTCGTTACCGCCTGGTCACTCGCGCTCTCAAGGCTCTGCAGACCCCGGTGACCGAGCAGACTGTTTTCACGGAGGACTAA
- the hypD gene encoding hydrogenase formation protein HypD, whose protein sequence is MQASFLSSAAQTLAELARRIGPVRLMEVCGTHTVSIFRSGLRSLLPENVVLLSGPGCPVCVTDQADVDQAIAAASLPGVTLCSYGDMLRVPGRGGSLREAAGRGGDVRVVMSAMDVIPLALNEPRREFVFFAVGFETTTPQTALLLQEAKRLGVGNVSVLVEHKRVLPALELLAQDPLTGVKGFLLPGHVSSIIGLEPYGILAEKYRLACAVGGFEGEQILLALCALLSQAVRGEPRVVNAYPSGVRDRGNPRARALIDECFTPCDSVWRGLGSIPQSGLKLRAPYACCDARAKLDLPSAVSAPIPGCRCGEVLRGRLAPPQCALFGKVCTPQEPVGPCMVSSEGSCGAWYRYGRRGGRL, encoded by the coding sequence ATGCAGGCCAGCTTCCTTTCTAGCGCCGCGCAGACGCTGGCGGAACTGGCCCGGCGCATAGGCCCCGTCAGGCTGATGGAAGTCTGCGGCACTCACACGGTGTCGATCTTCCGCAGCGGCCTGCGCTCGCTGCTGCCGGAAAACGTCGTGCTGCTTTCCGGCCCCGGCTGCCCCGTCTGCGTCACCGATCAGGCCGACGTCGACCAGGCTATCGCGGCGGCTTCGCTCCCCGGCGTGACGCTATGCAGCTACGGAGACATGCTCCGCGTTCCCGGACGGGGCGGCTCGCTGCGCGAAGCGGCGGGCCGCGGCGGCGACGTGCGCGTGGTCATGAGCGCCATGGACGTGATCCCGCTGGCGCTGAACGAACCGCGGCGCGAATTCGTTTTTTTCGCCGTCGGCTTCGAGACGACCACGCCGCAGACGGCCCTGCTTCTTCAAGAAGCGAAACGCCTCGGCGTCGGCAACGTTTCCGTGCTGGTCGAGCATAAGCGGGTCCTCCCGGCGCTCGAGCTGCTGGCGCAGGATCCGCTGACCGGCGTGAAGGGGTTTCTGCTGCCGGGTCACGTCTCGAGCATTATCGGGCTGGAGCCTTACGGGATCCTGGCCGAAAAGTACCGCCTCGCCTGCGCCGTGGGCGGCTTCGAGGGAGAGCAGATCCTGCTGGCGTTGTGCGCGCTGCTGTCGCAGGCCGTACGCGGCGAGCCGCGCGTCGTCAACGCCTATCCGAGCGGCGTGCGCGATCGCGGCAATCCGCGCGCCCGGGCGCTGATCGACGAATGTTTTACGCCCTGCGACAGCGTCTGGCGCGGGCTGGGGTCGATCCCGCAGTCGGGGCTGAAACTGCGCGCTCCCTATGCGTGTTGCGACGCCCGCGCCAAGCTGGATCTGCCGTCCGCCGTCAGCGCCCCCATTCCCGGCTGCCGCTGCGGCGAAGTGCTGCGCGGCCGTCTCGCGCCGCCGCAGTGTGCTCTTTTTGGGAAGGTCTGCACGCCGCAGGAGCCCGTCGGCCCCTGCATGGTTTCGTCGGAAGGAAGCTGCGGCGCGTGGTACCGTTACGGCCGCCGGGGGGGAAGACTATGA
- a CDS encoding GrdX family protein gives MSAREVNVVSCRFILLTNNPRYKDRTDLPVQFVGGAGKDVITAGRDLIHQGWALQNHPLYGNFRPHQQPFRTLLMKKDEKAGFDEYGLNLIEEAALVYTNDPYPLTPEQTPSRMAADCSEIDFELMKETLLKNNLIH, from the coding sequence ATGAGCGCCAGAGAGGTGAACGTGGTGTCCTGTCGTTTTATTTTGCTCACGAACAACCCGCGCTACAAAGACCGGACCGATTTGCCCGTGCAGTTCGTCGGCGGCGCCGGAAAGGACGTTATTACCGCCGGGCGCGATCTGATCCACCAGGGCTGGGCCTTGCAGAATCATCCCCTGTACGGCAACTTCCGGCCGCACCAGCAGCCGTTCCGCACGCTGCTGATGAAAAAAGACGAAAAGGCGGGATTCGACGAATACGGCCTCAACCTGATCGAAGAAGCCGCGCTCGTCTACACGAACGATCCTTATCCGCTGACTCCGGAGCAGACGCCGTCCCGGATGGCCGCAGACTGTTCCGAGATCGACTTCGAGCTGATGAAGGAGACGCTTCTCAAGAACAATCTGATCCACTAG
- a CDS encoding thioredoxin family protein encodes MAVELTKETYEAAIEASKNKPMFMDFWGPKCTHCLALMPSVEALAEKYADKVDLCKVNIAGGRRVAMALKVMSLPSFLFFKDGAEVARLSGDTVTIEQIEENVKKLCE; translated from the coding sequence ATGGCAGTTGAACTTACGAAAGAGACGTATGAAGCGGCAATCGAAGCCAGCAAAAACAAACCCATGTTTATGGATTTCTGGGGCCCCAAGTGCACTCATTGCCTTGCCCTGATGCCCAGCGTCGAAGCTCTCGCCGAGAAATATGCTGACAAGGTCGATCTGTGCAAGGTTAACATCGCCGGCGGCCGCCGTGTCGCCATGGCCCTTAAAGTCATGAGCCTTCCTTCGTTCCTGTTCTTCAAGGACGGCGCCGAAGTGGCCCGTCTGAGCGGTGACACGGTCACCATCGAGCAGATCGAAGAGAACGTCAAGAAGCTCTGCGAATAA
- a CDS encoding HypC/HybG/HupF family hydrogenase formation chaperone gives MCLAVPHRIEELCGDGSAIAAAGPIRRSIRVDLLDAPAVGDLVLVHAGFAIEKVDERDGAELEALWAEIREGAGDAGQLPF, from the coding sequence ATGTGTCTCGCAGTGCCTCATAGAATTGAAGAACTTTGCGGCGACGGCAGCGCGATCGCCGCGGCCGGCCCGATCCGCCGTTCGATCCGCGTCGACCTGCTGGACGCGCCGGCCGTGGGGGATCTCGTGCTGGTGCATGCAGGTTTTGCCATCGAAAAAGTCGACGAACGCGACGGCGCCGAACTGGAAGCGCTCTGGGCCGAAATTCGGGAAGGCGCCGGCGATGCAGGCCAGCTTCCTTTCTAG
- a CDS encoding sodium-dependent transporter — MERESFKSRIGFILVSAGCAIGIGNVWKYPWLVGQNGGGIFVLFYLLFLICMGIPVLTMELAVGRASRKSAVKGYETLEPAGSKWHVHGWFCVAGNYLLMMYYTTVSGWMLSYFFKFTFGTFDGMAAEKVNGVFGGMLGNPEEMALCMALTVIGGFLVCSMGMQKGLEKVTKWMMLGLLALIVVLAVHSLLLPGAGEGARFYLLPSVTRMKASGLGNVIMAAMNQSFFTLSLGIASMEIFGSYMSDQFTLTGEAVRIVALDTFVAFMAGLIIFPACFSFGVQPDAGPSLIFLTLPKVFINMEAGRLWGSLFFLFMTFASFSTVITVFENILAACMDNFGWSRTKSVWFNCAFVLVTSVPCVLGYNLWSDVRILGSRDVLDSEDFVVSNLLLPLGSLIYLLFCVTKWGWGFDKYLAECNKGAGIKMSRRFKPYFQFVLPLLILAILIQGLM, encoded by the coding sequence ATGGAAAGAGAGAGTTTCAAGTCGCGGATCGGTTTCATCCTGGTCAGCGCCGGCTGCGCGATCGGCATCGGCAACGTGTGGAAGTATCCCTGGCTGGTGGGGCAGAACGGCGGCGGCATTTTCGTGCTGTTCTACCTGCTGTTTTTGATCTGTATGGGCATTCCCGTGCTGACGATGGAGCTGGCGGTGGGACGCGCCAGCCGCAAGAGCGCCGTCAAGGGCTACGAGACGCTGGAACCGGCCGGCAGCAAATGGCACGTGCACGGCTGGTTCTGCGTGGCGGGCAACTATCTGCTGATGATGTACTACACGACGGTTTCCGGCTGGATGCTGTCGTACTTCTTCAAGTTCACTTTCGGCACGTTCGACGGCATGGCGGCCGAGAAGGTGAACGGGGTCTTCGGCGGCATGCTCGGCAATCCCGAGGAGATGGCGCTGTGCATGGCGCTGACGGTGATCGGCGGCTTTTTGGTCTGTTCCATGGGGATGCAGAAAGGACTGGAGAAGGTCACCAAGTGGATGATGCTCGGTCTGCTGGCGCTGATCGTGGTGCTGGCGGTGCACAGTCTGCTGCTGCCGGGAGCCGGCGAGGGGGCGCGCTTTTATCTGCTGCCCAGCGTGACGCGCATGAAAGCTTCCGGACTCGGCAACGTGATCATGGCGGCCATGAACCAGTCGTTCTTCACGCTCAGCCTCGGCATCGCCTCGATGGAGATCTTCGGCAGCTATATGTCGGATCAGTTCACTCTCACCGGCGAAGCCGTGCGCATCGTCGCGCTCGACACCTTCGTGGCGTTCATGGCCGGGCTGATCATCTTTCCTGCCTGCTTCAGCTTCGGCGTGCAGCCCGACGCCGGCCCGTCGCTGATCTTCCTCACGCTGCCCAAGGTCTTCATCAACATGGAGGCGGGCCGCTTGTGGGGTTCGCTGTTCTTCCTGTTCATGACCTTCGCCAGCTTTTCGACGGTGATTACCGTGTTCGAAAATATCCTGGCCGCCTGCATGGACAACTTCGGCTGGTCGCGCACCAAGTCCGTGTGGTTCAACTGCGCCTTCGTGCTCGTGACCAGCGTGCCCTGCGTGCTGGGCTACAATCTGTGGAGCGACGTCCGCATCCTCGGCTCGCGCGACGTGCTCGACAGCGAAGACTTTGTCGTCAGCAATTTGCTGCTGCCGCTGGGATCGCTGATCTATCTGCTGTTCTGCGTGACGAAATGGGGCTGGGGCTTCGACAAATACCTGGCGGAGTGCAACAAAGGCGCGGGCATCAAGATGAGCCGCCGCTTCAAGCCTTATTTTCAGTTCGTGCTGCCGCTGCTGATCCTGGCGATCCTGATCCAGGGGCTGATGTAA